The Aureitalea marina genome includes a window with the following:
- a CDS encoding DUF2256 domain-containing protein — protein MKRPLAEKICPVCNRPFSWRKKWEKNWDMVKYCSQRCRRNKS, from the coding sequence AAACGTCCATTAGCTGAAAAGATTTGCCCGGTTTGCAATCGCCCATTCTCCTGGAGAAAGAAATGGGAAAAGAATTGGGATATGGTAAAATACTGCAGCCAGCGTTGTCGTCGAAATAAGAGTTAA